Proteins from one Dermacentor variabilis isolate Ectoservices chromosome 1, ASM5094787v1, whole genome shotgun sequence genomic window:
- the LOC142592429 gene encoding uncharacterized protein LOC142592429 isoform X1: protein MASVQRGLRSLAVLRLLLLSLFAGRHGTLADVNQFFNVSSLCSRDRYAPLYKTVDGAVLTSESDNNLDCIITFQTHSILQSFMLRFERLSLGCRDHLVIFDGAHAIGLSKVADLSCGSSPSDVGNTSTEGNYVTLRYTTDTESPQGSGFNLIITAYKNRLTDHMPNLRCRDFQCSNTLCISSNLTCDGVNHCGDNSDETSHASCAD from the exons ATGGCTAGCGTCCAGCGAGGCCTCCGTTCTCTTGCCGTGCTCCGGCTTCTGCTGTTGTCGCTGTTCGCTGGCAGGCACGGTACCCTCGCGGATGTAAACCAGTTCT TTAATGTCTCATCACTGTGCTCCCGAGATCGATATGCTCCGCTTTACAAGACTGTTGACGGTGCCGTGCTCACGTCTGAAAGCGACAATAACCTGGATTGCATCATCACCTTCCAGACACACTCCATCTTGCAGAGTTTCATGCTTCGCTTTGAAAGGCTGTCCTTGGGCTGCCGCGATCACCTGGTCATTTTTGATGGTGCCCACGCTATAGGACTTAGCAAGGTG GCAGATCTGTCTTGCGGAAGCTCCCCCTCGGATGTGGGGAACACCTCCACAGAGGGAAACTACGTGACCCTCAGGTATACCACAGACACTGAGAGTCCACAAGGAAGCGGCTTCAATCTAATCATCACTGCGTACAAGAATCGCTTAACAG ATCATATGCCCAACCTGAGGTGCCGGGACTTTCAGTGTAGCAACACCCTGTGCATCTCAAGCAACTTGACATGTGATGGTGTCAACCACTGTGGAGACAACAGCGACGAGACAAGCCATGCTTCTTGCGCAGACTAG
- the LOC142592429 gene encoding uncharacterized protein LOC142592429 isoform X2 gives MASVQRGLRSLAVLRLLLLSLFAGRHGTLADVNQFFNVSSLCSRDRYAPLYKTVDGAVLTSESDNNLDCIITFQTHSILQSFMLRFERLSLGCRDHLVIFDGAHAIGLSKADLSCGSSPSDVGNTSTEGNYVTLRYTTDTESPQGSGFNLIITAYKNRLTDHMPNLRCRDFQCSNTLCISSNLTCDGVNHCGDNSDETSHASCAD, from the exons ATGGCTAGCGTCCAGCGAGGCCTCCGTTCTCTTGCCGTGCTCCGGCTTCTGCTGTTGTCGCTGTTCGCTGGCAGGCACGGTACCCTCGCGGATGTAAACCAGTTCT TTAATGTCTCATCACTGTGCTCCCGAGATCGATATGCTCCGCTTTACAAGACTGTTGACGGTGCCGTGCTCACGTCTGAAAGCGACAATAACCTGGATTGCATCATCACCTTCCAGACACACTCCATCTTGCAGAGTTTCATGCTTCGCTTTGAAAGGCTGTCCTTGGGCTGCCGCGATCACCTGGTCATTTTTGATGGTGCCCACGCTATAGGACTTAGCAAG GCAGATCTGTCTTGCGGAAGCTCCCCCTCGGATGTGGGGAACACCTCCACAGAGGGAAACTACGTGACCCTCAGGTATACCACAGACACTGAGAGTCCACAAGGAAGCGGCTTCAATCTAATCATCACTGCGTACAAGAATCGCTTAACAG ATCATATGCCCAACCTGAGGTGCCGGGACTTTCAGTGTAGCAACACCCTGTGCATCTCAAGCAACTTGACATGTGATGGTGTCAACCACTGTGGAGACAACAGCGACGAGACAAGCCATGCTTCTTGCGCAGACTAG